The sequence below is a genomic window from Clostridia bacterium.
AGATATTAGAGAGCTAAAGGAACACCACTATCCTGTATTTGCTAGATGTGTCACACCGGCAGTCGGTGATAAAGACGGACCCGGTATCATTAATGGTCTTATCTGCTGTGGTAATGTTGCTGTTCAACCAGGCGATATAATACTGGGAGATGCTAACGGTGTCGTGGTTATCCACCAAGATGAAGCGGAAGAAGTGTTGACAGCTGCTGAAAAGAAGCTGGCCGGCGATCAAAACAGAATGAAGGAGATTTTGAATGGGGTCATTACAAAACCTGATATTGATAAAACCTTAAAAGAAAAAGGTGTCATTTAGATTTCCCCCATTCCCATTTGAAACCGTCATAGATGTAACTATATCAGGGCATCTTGAGATGGTTCTTTATGGTTATATTATATTCGACATATTGAATGTCTGCTTGAATTTTGGTACAATTGGAATATTATAACACAATATATTAGAATAGATTGCGAGGTGAACTCATTGTCTCGAACAGGCAAGAAAGCATATGAGATAATTAAAGAAAGAATTCTTGATGAAACTTATGCACCAAATGAACCCTTAGTGGAATCAACACTAGCTGAAGAGTTAGGTGTTGGCCGCAATACAATCAGGCAAGCATTATTGCATCTCGAAGGAGATAAGCTTATTGAAATGCAAGAAAATAGAAGTGCCATTGTAAAATATCCTACCAAGAAAGAAGTCATCCACCTCTTTGAGATAAGGGAGCGCCTTGAGGGCTTGATCACATATTTTGATGCGGTAGATTTGACAGATGAGGATCTTAACGCACTTAAAAATTACATTACTGAGATGAAACAGTATCTGAGCCAGAGTCAATTAGTTGAATACTCTAATACAAATGATAAATTTCACAAAGTTCTGTACGAAGGTTGCACTAATAAAGAAGCCGTTAGGCTACTGAAAAGTATCAATTTGCAGCTGAGAAGATACAAGAAAAGAACCATCCTCATTACTGGCCGAGGTGATACTTCCTGTAAAGAACATGAAATGATTTATGAAGCTTTAATGCTCCGTGATTCGGACGCCGCAGAAGCTGCAATGCGTAAACATGTTCGAAATGTGAGAAAAACACTAGTAGCGAATTACGAAATTTTATATTAGTATTGCAGGTAGTATTTAATATTTTGTCTATGGGATACCTCCCAAATGGAAATAATCCATTTGGGAGGTATCTTTTATAGGAAGATCTTGATCTTTTGATTGACGTTTTTCTCTATACTCTCCGAATTTAATCCGATT
It includes:
- a CDS encoding GntR family transcriptional regulator encodes the protein MSRTGKKAYEIIKERILDETYAPNEPLVESTLAEELGVGRNTIRQALLHLEGDKLIEMQENRSAIVKYPTKKEVIHLFEIRERLEGLITYFDAVDLTDEDLNALKNYITEMKQYLSQSQLVEYSNTNDKFHKVLYEGCTNKEAVRLLKSINLQLRRYKKRTILITGRGDTSCKEHEMIYEALMLRDSDAAEAAMRKHVRNVRKTLVANYEILY